Part of the Brassica oleracea var. oleracea cultivar TO1000 chromosome C8, BOL, whole genome shotgun sequence genome is shown below.
AATGGACCTTGTGAAATGCGACGGAGCAGCTCTTTTGTATAAAGAAAAAGTATGGAAGCTTGGAAAAACTCCAAGCGAGTTTCATCTACAAGAGATAGCTTTTTGGTTGTGTGAACACCACGCTGATTCAACCGGTCTAAGCACTGATAGCTTGCATGACGCTGGGTTCCCAGGAGCTTTGGCTCTTGGGGATTCAGTATGCGGAATGGCGGCGGTGAGGATATCTTCCAAAGACATGATTTTCTGGTTCCGTTCTCATACAGCTGGTGAAGTGAGATGGGGAGGTGCGAAGCATGATCCAGATGATAGAGATGACGCGAGGAGAATGCACCCCAGGTCATCGTTCAAGGCCTTTCTTGAAGTGGTTAAGACGAGGAGTTTGCCTTGGAAGGACTATGAGATGGATGCTATACATTCATTGCAGCTTATTCTGAGGAATGCTTTCAAGGATGGTGAAGCTACCGATGTGAATACGAATATTATTCACTCGAAGCTTAATGATCTGAAGATTGACGGTATACAAGAACTAGAAGCTGTGACTAGTGAGATGGTTCGTTTGATTGAGACTGCTACTGTGCCGATATTGGCGGTTGATTCTGATGGGTTGGTTAATGGTTGGAACACGAAGATTGCTGAGCTGACTGGTCTTCCTGTTGATGAAGCGATTGGGAAGCATCTCCTCACACTTGTTGAAGATTCTTCGGTGGATATCGTTCAGAGGATGTTAGAGAATGCATTAGAAGGTAACTTCTCTTCCTTTACTTGCACTGAGTTTTGCTAAGAATATTTCAACTCGCCTGGTATTTTGAACCAAAGCTGCCGAACCGAACCTAATTTTGGTTAGTTTGGTTAGAAGTTTGATTCTATTCAGTAGGTTTTCCATAAAAAATAGTTTTGTTCGCCAACCGGTTACTTCGGTTTTCTTCTTTTTTAAAATATATACCCAGACCATACTACAAAAACCGAACCAAACTAACCGAACTAAATAAATTTCAAACCGAATTATCTGAAATTTTAACAAAACTAAACCAAAATCTAACCGAAATCAAAAACGTATATAGGATTTTCGAAAACCGAACTAACAAAATACCGAAACAAACTTTATTTTGGATTAATTTGTAATATTTATGTTGAACCGAACTAACAGAACCGGCATGTCTAGTTTCAACTATTTGACACTGTTTGGTGTTTTATTTTCCTTTTTCTCCCTCAAAATGCTGATAAACTTCGGTTGTATATATATGTAGGAACTGAGGAGCAGAATGTTCAGTTTGAGATCAAGACACATCTGTCAAGAACGGATGCTGGACCAATAAGTTTAGTTGTAAACGCATGCGCAAGCAAAGACCTCCACGAAAACGTGGTTGGTGTATGTTTCGTAGCCCATGATCTCACCGCACAGAAGACCGTGATGGACAAGTTCACTCGTATCGAAGGTGACTACAAGGCCATCATCCAAAACCCAAACCCTCTGATCCCGCCCATATTCGGAACCGACGAGTCCGGGTGGTGCACGGAGTGGAATCCAGCAATGTCAAAGCTAACCGGCTTGAAGCGTGAGGAGGTGGTGGAGAAGATGCTGTTGGGAGAAGTCTTTGGAACTCAAAAGAAGTCGTGCTGTCGTCTCAAGAATCAAGAAGCGTTTGTGAACCTTGGGATTGTGCTGAACAATGCTGTGGTGACAAGTCAGGAAGCTGAGAAAGTGCCGTTTGGTTTTTTTACGAGTGGTGGGAAGTATGTGGAGTGTTTGCTGTGTGTGAGTAAGAAGCTTGACAGGGAAGGTCCGGTGACTGGGGTGTTCTGTTTCTTGCAACTTGCTAGTTATGAGCTGCAGCAAGCGCTTCACGTGCAGCGTCTAGCTGAGCGTACTGCGCTGAAGAGACTAAAGGCTTTGGCTTATATAAAAAGAGAGATTCGGAATCCGTTGTCTGGGATCATGTTTGCAAGGAAGATGATGGAGGGGACTGAGTTAGGTCCTGAGCAGAGAAGGATCTTGCAAACTAGCGGTTTGTGTGAGAAGCAACTCAGCAAGATTCTTAATGATTCTGATCTTGAAAGCATCATTGAAGGATGCTTGGATCTTGAAATGAAAGAGTTCACCTTAAACGAAGTGCTGACTGCTTCCACAAGTCAAGTAATGATGAATAGCAACGGAAAGAACGTTTGCGTAACTAATGAAACAAAGGAAGAAGTAATGTCTGAAACTCTGTATGGAGATAGTATTAGGCTTCAACAAGTTCTTGCAGATATCATGTTGATGGCTGTTAACTTTACACCATCCGGACGTCAGCTAACTGTCACAGCTTCCTTGAGGAAAGATCAGCTTGGGAGATCAGTGCATCTTGCTTATTTAGAGATCAGGTAAAATATTAATGAATTACATAATATGATGTTATTAGAATGTGTGCATTGAGGAGATTGTTGTGTTGATGAAAACAGGATAACGCATACCGGAGCTGGGTTACCAGAGTTTTTGCTACACCAAATGTTTGGGAGTGAGGAAGATGTGTCGGAGGAAGGGTTAAGCTTGATGGTTAGCAGGAAACTGGTGAAGCTGATGAATGGAGATGTTCAGTACTTGAGAGAAGCTGGGAAGTCTAGTTTCATTATCACTGCAGAACTCGCTGCAGCAAGCAAATAGTCACCCAAAAGAGAAAAAGGGTGTGTTGTGGATTGATATGATGGTCATTCTCTTTGTTTGTAACTTTCCTTATTGCTTTTGTTTTCAATAACGATGAAATATCCATCCATTTACATCTTCTGTTATCTTAAGCTGTAAATATGGATGTATATCTAATCTCCTGTGAAGTGTTTTGGTTTCATGATGTATTATTCAAAAAATGATGTATGATTATTGAGGTAATTTATAGTCAGTGGTGATCAAAAGTTACAGAAACCATTCAAGGAATGTCTCTACTGATATCATCTCTGAGTCTATGCCTCAAGTTAATGCAACAGGCTAGAGTTTAGAGGTAATGTATGACCATTTCCTTCAGTATGTTGCAAGAATCATTTGTTTTAAACAGTTGGCTTTAGCTTAACTCCATAAAGATGCAGACAGAATTGTACATTCTACAGGAATCTAGCTAGCTGGCATTCTACACGAATCTAACTAGCTGGCCATATGGAAATGCACTTAGATTTGAAAGCACCACATGGGAGGAAGTATAAAACTTTTGATCTTATCAATTAATCAAATCAGTTTTATTAGGTCCATATGTGAGAGACTCTCAGGTTGATATAAAGGGCCAGATAAGTAGCTTACCTGCTTTCATATTATAGTTGGAAGTTTTTTAATAAGATCAACTAACATCAGCTTTACCTGTTTGGCTGTTTCTAGTCAACTAGAAATCAAAAAAATAAATTCGGACCATGCACAGAAGATGTTGATTTTTGAAGTAACTTAAATATTTGTGCATGAGTAAAATACCACATTTGGACTTGGCCGGCATGCCTTTTACGATTAGAAAAAAAATAGTTTTAGTGGGATACAGATGTTTTCCTAAAGAGAAAATGAATATTAAATTTTGAGGCCAGTATAAATACGAATGTAGATTGTTAATTATTCATTCATATAATCAACATACAAACTCTAAACAGGTATTTGCCTGAGTGTTTTACTATTATGTTGATTAGCTTTCTTCAAAGCTGATTTCGCGTTTGTTCACAACAGTAGATCGTAAATGTGACAATGGAACTCAAAAATGCACAAACAAAGATCAGTTATTGGTTTCACTGCACAACATAAATTAAAACAGAACCGGGGAAAAAAAAAAACATGTAATGAATTTGGAGAAGAAGATCATCATTTCTTGGGTTGGAACCTAGTTTTAATGTGTTTAACAGTTCCTGAAGACGTCTGAAAGGCTTGAGCCAAGATCTCATCAGGAACAGGAGGCGTAGAGCCGAACAAAGTAGCACCAAGAGACTGAGTTCCAGGAAGCTGACTATTAAAAGCAGCAATGACAGAGGCAGGAACGTCACCGTTGTTCTTCTGGAAGTGAACAAGTCCTTTGGGGAAAGCAAATACGTCACCTTTCTTGAGAGACTGAGAGATGAGCTTGTTCGCGGTCGTGAGAAACCCAACGTCGAGTGTTCCTTGGAGGACGTAGACGACTTCGGTGGCACGTGGGTGAGTGTGAGGCGGGTTTGAACCACCTGGCGCGTAGTCGATGCGAGAGAGGGAGACACCGAGTGTGTTGAGTCCTGGCAGGTTCATTACGTTGGCTCCTGTGACTAAGGCACCGAATGTGTTGTTGGTGAGACCTGGATTCGCTAGTGCTTGTGAGAAGAAGTCGAGGGACGTGACGTTAGCTGCGTCTTTGCAAGGGAAGCCGTTGACTTTGATTCCTGAAAGTTTTAAAGAAAGATAAATAAAATGGAAAATGAGAGATGAATAAAGTTTTTATTACCGGAGGAGAGATCAGCGACGCAGAGGTCTTGGAGCATGTCGGGATCTGCGGAGACTGTAATGAGGAAGAAGAGGAAGATGGAGAGGAATGGAGTTGGTGAAGCCATGAATTTTTTGATTCTTGATTGATGGTGATGAGAGAGATTGTAGACGGAGAGAGATGATGCTTTAAAAGCAAGGAAACATGAATGGCCTTGTCAAAATAAAAAATAAAAGTCAAAGGTCAACGTATACTAGACGCATAGATCAGGTCTGTGCTGTTGAAAATAATGACTCTACACCTGTTTTGGTATTACACGGTATGTATATTTAATGACTTCACCTAATCATGTTAAATGTTTTTGTCTTACTTTTACCGTTTTTGTTATTATTAAAAGTTTAAAACCTTGATTTTGCACAAACATCAGATTGTTTAGATTGTTTAGAACGTAAACGGCACCGTTTGCTGTCTCGGAACAAAGTTTTATTTTCAAGCCCATTTCCGGCCCGTTTGTAAAGATAACAACTAATAGGCTACGTTGTAATACAAAAATTTGTCAACCTCTGAAAGGTTGTATAGGTGATCGGTCGGTAACTTTCTAGATTAACAGATCCTATTGTGTGTGAAAAGGATAAATCAATAGCATTTTTTTCTTATTATAGGATAGTTTCCATTTAAGTTATAAATTTTATTCATGGATCAAATTAGTTGTGTGTATAAACGTTGTAATAATGGTGACCATGTTCAATAAGAAAATCTATTCAGAATATGATTTGTTTTTACTAAAGGCCTAACTGCGATGATGATGAACTCAAAGGCGCCTACGGATGCTCAGGCTAAAGCTCCAACATGGGTCTTCTGGGACATCAACAGGTGTCCGGTTCCCGCTGGCGTCGATGTTCGTATCATCGGTCCGTGTATAAAAAGTGCTGTGAATAATTTAGGCTACATGGGTCCTCTCACCATCATTGCCATTGGCATACTAACAGACGTCCCTCTTGACGTCCTGCGAGCCATCTATTTCTCTGGAATCGCTCTCCATCGCGTTCCTACAGGTTAATATCTCTTTATCCTAATTTATTTATTTGTTAAAAAAATTAATTAGGCTTTAGATTCTCATCTGTTTAGTTTCTGAAACAGATATGAATGGAATTAAAGATGATTTTCACCTTGATTATGCAGTAATTAACAGTTAATATGAAAATCTGAGGAATTTCATCTAGCTTACGTATATGTGACTACTAACATTCTTTATCTCATTCTGATTGAGTCCAAGACTTATATTTTGTGCAGTAACTCAACATCCCAAACTTGCATCATTTTCTCAACCAATGAAGTTTCATGCATGGATCAACATTTCGACGTTCTGCATGCAGCTTTCAGTTGTAACCCTAGCATATTAAAATAAGTAAGCAAGAAAAAAAACAGAAAATAAATCTGTTATAGCAATAAGATTTAGTGGAATTCATTTACATCTTTTAAAGTATTATTGATATTAATATGTTGTAAGAAAACTAAAATATTGTATAGGTACATGTAAATAAATCATAGGATAGAAGAAAAGAATGCAAAGATTTCATGACATTGTTTCTCCATTTCTTTTGGGCACAATAGATATCTAATCTATTAATTTAGAGTCCTATTTTTTATCTACCATACAAAAGTCTATGTTAGACCATTAATTAGAAACTAAACTAATTATCCTAAATTTATGCATATATGATATTTTCTAACAGAAACATTATATACATCTAAACAATAACATTCTTAAAAAAAAAGCCAAATACATTTCCATTATGCAATTATTTTGTTTATCATATTTAGTCTAGACCAAACTTTATATATGGTTAAGTAACTAATTTCGAAATTGAATAGTATATCCCAATTCTTTTTGAAATTATCATAAAATTATATACGTAAAAATTGATATTAAATATATATCTTTATAACTTATTTTATATTTTAAATGTTATTTTTAAAAAAAAGCGGGTTCAAATCTAGTGTTTATTAATTGTTAGCAAACCGCGACAAATGTTTATGTTAGTTAATCATCCTCAACATAAGATACGCCAATCAGAACTAACACAATGATTGGTTTATTCGGTTCACATGCACCTTTGTCTCTTGCGTTCCACTAAACTTTATTATAATGCAAATGCATATTACGATAATCTGTTGGTCGGTAAATAAGATTAACTTTGAACTGAGATGATTGACTTTTTCATATGCCAAACAAGTTCTAAATATCTTTTCCTTTCATTTGTATAATGTCGAAATTAGAATAATGTGTTTGACAAACCAATTTCTTATTATTTTAAAAATATACTAATATCGTCTTTGAATTTTAATGTCAAAACAAACATTGAACATTTTTTATTTTACCGGTCAAGTTATTGCGTTAGGTTATTTATAATATTTAAAAGTGGCTGTTTCGGATTGAAATCTTAATTAAACAATAGTTTTGATATAAAGTAAATCAATTGACATTAGGATAATAATAATATGAAATCATCCCATCTCTTCCTTCATGTTTATCAAAGTCAAATCCTCGAAGCTATGTTCTTTTAACAACAAAAATATTGAATTCAGAAACCTAGATCAATTTTTTTTGAAAAAAGTGTCACTTCTTGTTAAGGCTTGTAATGTATTTATCAGATTTGCTTTAATTTTATGTTTTCCTTTTGTCTTGTAATTATTTACAGGTCTGAAAAAATGGTGAAGGGTGCATCTCTGGATCACAACTCGTTCACGGAAACAGAAAGAAACTGATTTATTACGTTCATCGTTATTCTTCAACAGATTAATTGCAAAGACAGACCTTTTGAACCATCGATAATACTATATACATCATAATCTTTATAGCCAAATAAAAAGTACATAGTATGAAAGTGAAAGATTTGCAAAAGAAAGAATAATATTTGACGTATGAAACACATTTAAAATAGAAATAAAGACACTTAAATCCACTATATGTACGTATGTATTGTATATGTTTTCGCTTTATTACATCTGTTAAAGAGTTAAGAAAAATAAAACCTAAAGGGACTGACCAAAAGAGACGGCCATTGGCTGAAGGTCCTTGCAGAACACGTCACTAGCTTCAGGTGTGTTCAAACTCTCGTTCTGGCTTTGGCTCCAAGGATCTGCCAAGCTCGAAACATTGGCTAAGTAATCTGCCTCTGATTTGACGAAGACCGGTAGAGAGATCGGTGTGTTCACATACTCTGACCATTTCAAATCCTCGAAGTTATGATTAGGTCTGACTAGAGAAGGATAAAGATTTGAGACTGACCATGTGAAACCGCCGTTGTCGGTGAAACTCGAAGTGTTGTTTGTCTGAAACTCCCAGTTAGGTGCTGCCTGATCAGTACTCGAACTGTTGTCCGGAGGAAGACTAATCGAAGGCTTAACACACGAGTGTGTCTGAAACACAGAACCAACCATGTTTCCGGTGCTAAACTGCACCGGAAACATGGAGCAGAGGGAAGAATCAACGGAAAGTCCGAGGTTGGAGTTGAAGTAGTCGGAGAAATCAGATGGCCTTACGTGGAAGAAGTCTTGGTTAGTCGCAGAGGAGGAACTAAGAGACATGTGGTCGTTGCTGCTTGTTGTTGGCTTCTCTCTGTCAACTTCGGAGATGGGTTTGTGTGTGTTTGGATCAATGCCTCTTTGTTTCAGCTTCTTCTTTATATTCGAGTTCCATAGATTCTTGATCTCGTTGTCGGTTCTTCCCGGAAGTTTAGCAGCAATCTGTGACCATCTGATAATAAAAAAAGACAGAACAGAGTAAAAAAACAGAGCAGAGATAGAAACAGAGGAACCCTAAAGAGATAAACTTTATCCTCTGTTTTCTATGATCTTTCTTTTACAGAATTATTATTTATTATGAGTTATTACCTGTTTCCAAGGACTGCATGTAGCTCGACGATGAGATTCTCTTCGTCTTGGGAGAAAGCTCCTCTCTTTAAATCAGGTCTCAAGTAATTGATCCATCTCAATCTGCAACTTTTACCACATCTCTGCAAACCTGTATATAGTAGAAGAATCAGATTTGTTATTACAAAAAAAAGTAGCTTCTTTTTAGATTATGTTTTTTTTTTATATCTTGGAAATGTTACCGGCATGTTTAGGAACAGAGCTCCAGCAGCCATGACCGTGATGGGTGATGTGGTTGAGAAGCTTCTCGTCTTCATCGGGAGACCAAAGCCCTTTTCTCAGCTTTTGTTTGTAACAGCCAGAATGTCTCCCCATTTTGTTTATTAAAGCTGTAATGCTGAGCTAAAAGTAACAATAAAAGAGAAGAAAGCTCTGTTTTTTTCTTTAAGTATTGGAAGAAAAAATGTTTTTGAGCTGAGAGAATGTAAATGAAACTTTTGAAGGTAAATGGAATCTGAGGGGAAAGAGAAGAGAAAGATGGAGAAAATGAAGTAACAGATCTCAATATAAAGAGAGAGTATTAATAGGACTAAGAAAGTTTTATAAACAAAATGGTTTATTAAATGGTTTGCTGATTTTTTTTTGTTCTTTTTAATTTGCCTCTATCTCTCTCTCTAGAAGTTTTGTTAAAGTTATGTGCATTGTTGAACAATTTTGATTGGTCCACGTCAGATTGACTTACACTAATGGCAAAGAAAGTTCAAATAGTTTTTTTTGACATTTACATCACTCTGATCATCATCATACACTCGTCATATCAAATGCAGTAATTAAAGTATGATCGACATTAATTTCAATCAATCCCAAGAAAAGTATTTTCTTTTAGAGTTAAAATTGATGGTAAAGTGTGAGTTAAGTAGTGGAGACATGATCATTCATGTTCAACCTGTCCCCGAAGATTTTAGGAACTACTCCACTCTACGCAGCTAAAAACAGCGTGACCTAAGCAACTATTTTAGAGTTTAAAAAATAAAAATTCATGAAAGTAGTACTGGAGATTTTTCATGATCTTTTAAGAGTTTCTTTCTTTTAATATCCATATAAGTTTTTGGTTTACAAAAACCTTTTCTGGTAGAAATCTATATCTACAGTAATGTAAGGGAGATGTATCCAATTTAACATTTGATGTGATTTGATTTTTAATGAAGTTTTAGATGATTTCAATAAGTTACAGAGATTTAAGTGACTTTTGTTAAACTACTCTAGAATATCACCTAAAACTATGGGATTTGAGTTTTAATTTTTTTAACTAAGAAATCATACCCAAACACCCTAAAATCACCTGAAAACTTTAAAACTCCACAGCTTAAAATATTTTCAATAACAGTGGATTTCAGAGTACTTTAATAAATGTCAAATTCAATAACAGTGGATTTTAAATGAGTTTTTAAAATTCATGTTTCAATAACAGTGGATTTGTCATTTTAATACAAATCACCTGAAACTCTCAGTTGAATACATTCCCACTATTTTAGAGTTTAAAAAATAAAAATTCATGAAAGTAGTACTGGAGATTTTTCATGATCTTTTAAGAGTTTCTTTCTTTTAATATCCATATAAGTTTTTGGTTTACAAAAACCTTTTCTGGTAGAAATCTATATCTACAGTAATGTAAATGACGGAATGAGTATTTAAAATAGAACTTTTAAATATTCCATCAATTAGTTGACGAGAGTAACTTTCAATATCCGTGATTTATTTCTTATAAAATAA
Proteins encoded:
- the LOC106311538 gene encoding phytochrome A-like encodes the protein MSGSRPTQSSEGSSRRSRHSARIIAQTTVDAKLHADFEESGGSSFDYSTSVRVTTPAVENNQPPRSDKVTTTYLHHIQKGKLIQPFGCLLALDDKTFKVIAYSENAPELLTMASHAVPSVGENSVLGVGTDIRSLFTAPSASALQKALGFGDVSLLNPILVHCRTSAKPFYAIVHRVTGSIIVDFEPVKPYEVPMTAAGALQSYKLAAKAITRLQSLPSGSMERLCDTMVQEVFELTGYDRVMAYKFHEDDHGEVVSEVTKPGLEPYLGLHYPATDIPQAARFLFMKNKVRMIVDCNAKHVKVLQDEKLSFDLTLCGSTLRAPHTCHLQYMANMDSIASLVMAVVVNEEEDGEATTTPQKRKRLWGLVVCHNTTPRFVPFPLRYACEFLAQVFAIHVNKEVELENQIVEKNILRTQTLLCDMLMRDAPLGIVSQSPNIMDLVKCDGAALLYKEKVWKLGKTPSEFHLQEIAFWLCEHHADSTGLSTDSLHDAGFPGALALGDSVCGMAAVRISSKDMIFWFRSHTAGEVRWGGAKHDPDDRDDARRMHPRSSFKAFLEVVKTRSLPWKDYEMDAIHSLQLILRNAFKDGEATDVNTNIIHSKLNDLKIDGIQELEAVTSEMVRLIETATVPILAVDSDGLVNGWNTKIAELTGLPVDEAIGKHLLTLVEDSSVDIVQRMLENALEGTEEQNVQFEIKTHLSRTDAGPISLVVNACASKDLHENVVGVCFVAHDLTAQKTVMDKFTRIEGDYKAIIQNPNPLIPPIFGTDESGWCTEWNPAMSKLTGLKREEVVEKMLLGEVFGTQKKSCCRLKNQEAFVNLGIVLNNAVVTSQEAEKVPFGFFTSGGKYVECLLCVSKKLDREGPVTGVFCFLQLASYELQQALHVQRLAERTALKRLKALAYIKREIRNPLSGIMFARKMMEGTELGPEQRRILQTSGLCEKQLSKILNDSDLESIIEGCLDLEMKEFTLNEVLTASTSQVMMNSNGKNVCVTNETKEEVMSETLYGDSIRLQQVLADIMLMAVNFTPSGRQLTVTASLRKDQLGRSVHLAYLEIRITHTGAGLPEFLLHQMFGSEEDVSEEGLSLMVSRKLVKLMNGDVQYLREAGKSSFIITAELAAASK
- the LOC106311540 gene encoding germin-like protein subfamily 2 member 1, giving the protein MASPTPFLSIFLFFLITVSADPDMLQDLCVADLSSGIKVNGFPCKDAANVTSLDFFSQALANPGLTNNTFGALVTGANVMNLPGLNTLGVSLSRIDYAPGGSNPPHTHPRATEVVYVLQGTLDVGFLTTANKLISQSLKKGDVFAFPKGLVHFQKNNGDVPASVIAAFNSQLPGTQSLGATLFGSTPPVPDEILAQAFQTSSGTVKHIKTRFQPKK
- the LOC106310700 gene encoding transcription factor MYB86-like, giving the protein MGRHSGCYKQKLRKGLWSPDEDEKLLNHITHHGHGCWSSVPKHAGLQRCGKSCRLRWINYLRPDLKRGAFSQDEENLIVELHAVLGNRWSQIAAKLPGRTDNEIKNLWNSNIKKKLKQRGIDPNTHKPISEVDREKPTTSSNDHMSLSSSSATNQDFFHVRPSDFSDYFNSNLGLSVDSSLCSMFPVQFSTGNMVGSVFQTHSCVKPSISLPPDNSSSTDQAAPNWEFQTNNTSSFTDNGGFTWSVSNLYPSLVRPNHNFEDLKWSEYVNTPISLPVFVKSEADYLANVSSLADPWSQSQNESLNTPEASDVFCKDLQPMAVSFGQSL